Proteins encoded by one window of Methylosinus sp. PW1:
- a CDS encoding bi-domain-containing oxidoreductase, translating into MKQVEQNYRSGELKVVDTPAPRLNDGALLVATRVSLISSGNEKQLMDIAKASLAGKAMARPDLVRRVIRNVQRDGLRPTMEKVIAKLDTPIPLGYSLAGEVLAVGRRVGGFAVGDRIACAGSGLANHAEINSVPKNLTVRIPDGVSDEDASFVTLGAIALQGVRQVAPTLGEKIVVMGLGLIGLLTVQLLKANGCRVLGFDPNAERAKLAKELGADVAVCEGLAAVASGFTEGQGADAVIVVASTQSSEPVNVAAEISRLKGRIVIVGLVGMNLDREAFYKRELDLKLSMSYGPGRHDPSYEIAGHDYPLPYVRWTEQRNMAAFLSLVADGKVTPARLVTHRFAIGDAEEAYRLMERGEPHLAMLLTYANASPEHPERRIALAPQQDEIDPSTVAFIGFGNYAKGVLLPALRKIAGVKLATVVTSTGLSARHAGEKFGFATIATESEAAIENSSVGAVFIATRHDTHAPLAAAALNAGKHVFCEKPLALDDSGLDEVLAAAASRKVLTVGFNRRFAPSLVSAKAALEPRPGPLVMIYRVNAGAIPADSWVQRDEGGGRIVGEICHFVDALTWLCGSLPIEVAAVAARGHDDAVSILVKFVDGSTGAIVYSSLGDAAVAKEYIEIFAAGIIVQLDDFCSLAVTRDGRRKTQKSAQDKGQTALVAAFMDAAKGGQEPPIPLIELEAVTRATFAIEEAIRTGAVVEIKMLRN; encoded by the coding sequence ATGAAGCAGGTTGAGCAGAATTATCGCTCCGGTGAGCTTAAGGTCGTGGATACTCCCGCGCCGCGCCTGAACGATGGCGCGTTGCTGGTCGCGACGCGCGTATCGCTTATCAGTTCCGGTAATGAGAAGCAGCTCATGGACATCGCGAAGGCATCGCTCGCCGGCAAGGCGATGGCGCGCCCGGACTTAGTGCGCCGCGTCATTCGCAACGTCCAACGCGACGGCCTGCGGCCAACCATGGAAAAGGTCATCGCCAAGCTCGATACGCCAATCCCATTGGGATACAGCCTCGCAGGAGAAGTCCTCGCGGTTGGTCGACGTGTCGGTGGATTCGCTGTTGGCGATCGGATCGCCTGCGCGGGATCGGGCCTTGCCAATCACGCCGAGATCAATTCGGTCCCCAAGAACTTGACTGTACGAATCCCCGACGGCGTCAGCGACGAGGACGCCAGCTTTGTCACGCTCGGCGCCATTGCGCTGCAGGGCGTGCGCCAGGTGGCTCCGACATTGGGAGAAAAGATCGTCGTGATGGGGCTGGGCCTCATCGGGCTGCTCACAGTCCAACTGCTGAAGGCCAATGGCTGCCGCGTGCTGGGCTTCGATCCTAACGCCGAACGCGCGAAGCTTGCAAAGGAACTCGGCGCTGACGTTGCCGTTTGTGAAGGACTTGCCGCAGTCGCCTCTGGGTTCACCGAGGGCCAGGGCGCCGACGCTGTCATCGTCGTCGCCTCCACCCAGTCGAGCGAACCCGTCAATGTCGCCGCGGAAATCAGCCGGCTGAAGGGGCGCATCGTCATTGTCGGTCTTGTCGGGATGAATCTCGATCGCGAAGCCTTTTACAAAAGAGAACTCGATCTCAAGCTCTCGATGTCCTATGGACCGGGCCGCCACGATCCGTCGTACGAGATAGCAGGCCACGACTACCCTCTGCCTTATGTGCGCTGGACCGAGCAGCGCAATATGGCGGCTTTTCTGTCCCTTGTCGCCGACGGCAAGGTCACGCCGGCGCGGCTCGTCACGCATCGCTTCGCCATCGGCGACGCCGAGGAGGCCTACCGCCTCATGGAGCGCGGCGAACCGCATCTCGCCATGCTGCTGACCTACGCGAACGCGAGCCCCGAACATCCAGAGCGCCGCATCGCGCTCGCGCCGCAGCAGGACGAAATCGATCCATCGACAGTGGCGTTCATCGGGTTTGGCAATTACGCAAAGGGGGTGCTGTTGCCGGCGTTGCGCAAGATCGCAGGTGTGAAGCTTGCGACGGTCGTTACCTCAACTGGACTGAGCGCCAGACATGCCGGCGAGAAATTCGGCTTTGCGACGATCGCGACCGAATCCGAGGCGGCGATCGAGAATTCCTCGGTTGGCGCCGTTTTCATCGCTACGCGGCACGATACGCACGCTCCTCTCGCGGCTGCCGCGTTGAACGCCGGAAAACATGTGTTCTGCGAAAAGCCGCTGGCTCTCGACGACAGCGGGCTTGACGAGGTTCTTGCCGCCGCCGCTTCGAGGAAAGTGTTGACGGTCGGTTTCAACAGACGTTTCGCGCCATCACTGGTTTCGGCGAAGGCGGCGCTGGAGCCGCGTCCAGGACCGCTCGTGATGATCTATCGCGTTAACGCCGGCGCGATACCGGCGGATAGCTGGGTGCAACGCGACGAAGGCGGCGGGCGCATCGTCGGCGAAATATGTCATTTCGTCGACGCGTTGACTTGGCTGTGCGGCAGCCTCCCCATAGAGGTCGCCGCCGTCGCCGCTCGCGGACATGACGACGCCGTGTCGATTCTCGTCAAATTTGTCGATGGCTCGACAGGAGCGATCGTCTATTCGTCGCTCGGCGACGCTGCGGTGGCGAAGGAATATATCGAGATATTCGCAGCCGGGATCATCGTTCAGCTCGACGATTTTTGCAGCCTAGCCGTCACGCGCGACGGCAGGCGCAAGACGCAGAAGAGCGCACAGGACAAAGGCCAAACGGCGCTGGTCGCCGCCTTCATGGATGCGGCGAAGGGCGGCCAAGAGCCGCCGATACCCCTCATTGAGCTGGAGGCGGTGACGCGCGCCACCTTCGCGATCGAGGAGGCGATCCGCACGGGCGCGGTCGTGGAGATCAAAATGTTGCGAAACTAA
- a CDS encoding class I SAM-dependent methyltransferase translates to MTGSVAQWIDRTFYPSFAHNWDDALLRERILARLSPEQCILDLGAGGGVVTQMNFRGLVTKTCGVDLDPRVCENPMLDEGRVADAGRVPYGDSMFDIVFADNVLEHLDEPAQVFAEVRRVLKPGGRFLFKTPNRTHYMPLIAQCTPHWFHGFINRLRGRSVIDTFPTRYRTNDVATLRRLASETCFDVERIELIEGRPEYLRMLWPAYLVGLVYERLVNSTEILAMFRVLCIGEFKKPA, encoded by the coding sequence ATGACCGGCTCTGTGGCGCAATGGATCGACCGGACATTCTACCCGTCCTTCGCCCATAATTGGGATGATGCGCTGCTGCGCGAGCGTATCCTCGCGCGATTGTCGCCGGAACAGTGCATTCTCGACCTCGGTGCGGGTGGCGGTGTTGTCACGCAGATGAATTTTCGCGGCCTCGTCACGAAGACCTGCGGCGTCGATCTTGACCCACGCGTGTGCGAAAATCCGATGCTGGACGAGGGGCGCGTCGCCGACGCCGGTAGGGTTCCTTATGGTGACTCGATGTTCGATATCGTATTCGCCGACAACGTGCTCGAACATCTCGACGAACCCGCGCAGGTGTTCGCGGAGGTGCGCCGGGTTCTGAAGCCCGGCGGCCGGTTCTTGTTCAAGACACCGAACCGCACGCATTACATGCCGCTAATTGCTCAATGCACGCCTCATTGGTTTCATGGCTTTATCAATCGATTACGCGGGCGTTCGGTCATCGACACGTTCCCGACGCGATATCGCACCAACGACGTGGCGACCCTGCGGCGTTTGGCCAGCGAGACCTGCTTCGATGTCGAGCGCATCGAGTTGATCGAAGGCCGACCTGAATATCTGCGCATGCTGTGGCCGGCGTATCTCGTCGGCCTTGTTTATGAGCGGCTGGTCAATTCGACCGAAATCCTTGCGATGTTCCGTGTCCTTTGCATTGGCGAATTCAAGAAGCCTGCGTGA
- a CDS encoding DUF2786 domain-containing protein has protein sequence MPGGAAAARTADVERAVAHEGAHAEVRTLFEELRRRLLAARRPKSTDSEADAELARVLQRIQALRAKTVEQGCTEQEALASARKVAELLDRYGLTLGEIEMRERPCEGVGVDTGRKRRAPIDECAPTVAHFCDCKCGSRRAPPARYAYRGSASSPVLRSTGGAPDHAGFLNSPMQRTRNIARISVELTSRS, from the coding sequence TTGCCAGGAGGCGCAGCCGCTGCGCGCACGGCGGACGTCGAGCGCGCCGTCGCGCATGAGGGCGCACATGCTGAAGTCCGCACGCTATTCGAGGAGCTGCGGCGCCGATTGCTCGCGGCGCGCCGGCCGAAGTCGACCGACAGCGAGGCCGACGCCGAACTCGCACGCGTTCTGCAACGCATACAGGCGTTGCGCGCCAAGACGGTCGAGCAAGGCTGCACCGAGCAGGAAGCGCTGGCCTCGGCGCGCAAAGTGGCCGAGCTGCTCGATCGCTACGGCCTCACGCTGGGCGAGATCGAGATGCGCGAGCGCCCCTGCGAGGGCGTCGGCGTCGACACCGGCCGCAAGCGTCGCGCGCCGATCGACGAATGCGCGCCGACTGTCGCGCATTTCTGCGATTGCAAATGTGGTTCGAGACGAGCGCCTCCGGCTCGCTACGCTTACCGTGGAAGCGCCTCCTCGCCGGTATTGCGATCTACCGGCGGCGCGCCAGATCACGCAGGCTTCTTGAATTCGCCAATGCAAAGGACACGGAACATCGCAAGGATTTCGGTCGAATTGACCAGCCGCTCATAA
- a CDS encoding type II toxin-antitoxin system VapC family toxin → MYLVDTNVVCDARRGSPRAIAWLRSVDPLGVHLSVLTLGEIMRGIALKQKSNPKAAGHLAEWLRKLRSDHSDRILPITDQIAVEWGRIAAIRPRSDVDGLIAATAIVHDLIVVTRNTADFDDTGASVIDPWDFA, encoded by the coding sequence ATGTATCTGGTCGACACCAACGTTGTCTGCGATGCTCGGCGGGGCTCCCCAAGGGCGATAGCGTGGCTGCGCTCCGTCGATCCGCTCGGGGTCCATCTCAGCGTCCTCACGCTGGGAGAAATCATGCGTGGAATCGCGCTGAAGCAGAAGTCTAACCCCAAAGCCGCCGGCCATCTCGCCGAATGGCTTCGTAAGCTGCGGAGCGACCATTCCGACCGCATCCTGCCGATCACCGATCAGATCGCCGTCGAATGGGGCCGGATCGCCGCGATCCGGCCGCGCAGCGATGTGGACGGACTGATCGCGGCGACCGCGATCGTTCACGATCTCATCGTCGTCACGCGCAATACCGCGGACTTCGACGACACCGGGGCGTCGGTAATCGATCCGTGGGATTTCGCTTGA
- a CDS encoding type II toxin-antitoxin system Phd/YefM family antitoxin gives MEWSLQDAKNQFSKVVQKAREEGPQTVTLRGERAAVVLSARDYDALRAGKPSLVDDLLAGPSWDDEFAEAIVRRAKTPSRSSPL, from the coding sequence ATGGAATGGTCGCTGCAAGACGCCAAGAACCAGTTCTCCAAAGTGGTGCAAAAGGCGCGCGAGGAAGGCCCGCAGACCGTAACTTTGCGCGGCGAACGCGCGGCGGTCGTGCTGTCTGCGCGCGATTATGACGCGTTGCGCGCCGGCAAGCCGTCGCTGGTCGACGATCTGCTCGCCGGCCCGAGCTGGGACGACGAGTTCGCCGAGGCGATCGTCCGGCGCGCCAAGACGCCCAGCCGCAGCTCGCCCTTGTGA
- a CDS encoding SWIM zinc finger domain-containing protein has product MHVGRNAFGAGRIYRQQRRVLQYAIGGGSISAKVQGNERSPYMHAIVVERSAAGKTTIRSDCTCPVGSGCKRVAIASNQDVDTDRVHSRKMLR; this is encoded by the coding sequence TTGCATGTCGGGCGGAATGCGTTCGGAGCGGGCCGGATCTATCGCCAGCAGCGGCGCGTGCTTCAATACGCCATTGGCGGCGGCTCGATCTCGGCGAAGGTGCAAGGCAATGAGCGCTCGCCCTATATGCATGCGATCGTGGTCGAGCGCTCGGCCGCGGGAAAGACGACGATCCGCAGCGATTGCACCTGTCCGGTCGGCTCCGGCTGCAAGCGTGTCGCTATTGCTTCCAATCAGGATGTCGACACGGACAGAGTTCACAGCAGAAAAATGCTGCGTTGA
- a CDS encoding transposase — protein sequence MARGGPTASSARRTAPALATLASSHSTLFRDRRAAAPGCPAMLATSLSPNDHPGADVLALYRLRWQIELAFERLKSLLWLDCLPAKTEKGGRS from the coding sequence TTGGCCAGGGGAGGCCCTACAGCCTCGTCTGCACGAAGAACCGCGCCAGCTCTGGCCACGCTGGCGTCGTCGCATTCCACCCTCTTTCGAGATCGCCGCGCCGCCGCGCCCGGATGTCCGGCCATGCTGGCGACCTCGCTCTCACCAAACGATCATCCCGGCGCCGACGTGCTCGCCTTGTATCGCTTGCGATGGCAGATCGAGCTCGCCTTCGAGAGATTGAAGAGCCTGCTGTGGCTCGACTGCTTGCCGGCCAAGACCGAAAAGGGCGGGCGCAGCTGA
- a CDS encoding phage integrase SAM-like domain-containing protein, producing the protein MSACGTRISRGLFRSRGRPDGRGPASRHHQRQVAKGGGAAPRATRHLARHRHRDCFEQWKSDRQQANKKTTRHGADEKELAIDDFQKRARVRDIGEITRAHIIAFRDHLFTTGLKTPTVNKRVGQITTLLATAQRAGWIDTAITGGIYIEIPAGTNEREPFDRA; encoded by the coding sequence GTGTCTGCATGCGGAACTCGAATATCTCGCGGTCTTTTTCGATCGCGAGGGCGGCCAGATGGAAGAGGCCCCGCTTCCCGACACCATCAAAGGCAGGTGGCGAAAGGCGGCGGAGCAGCTCCGCGAGCAACGCGCCATCTCGCTCGGCATCGACATCGCGACTGTTTCGAGCAATGGAAGAGCGATCGTCAGCAGGCCAACAAGAAAACGACCCGGCATGGAGCCGACGAGAAAGAGCTTGCGATCGATGATTTTCAGAAGCGCGCTCGCGTGCGCGACATAGGCGAGATCACGCGTGCGCACATCATCGCCTTCCGCGACCACCTTTTCACGACGGGCCTGAAGACGCCGACCGTGAACAAACGCGTCGGCCAGATCACGACGCTGCTCGCGACGGCGCAAAGAGCGGGCTGGATCGATACGGCCATCACAGGCGGCATCTATATCGAGATCCCCGCAGGCACGAACGAGCGCGAGCCCTTCGATAGAGCATAG
- a CDS encoding TniB family NTP-binding protein, whose protein sequence is MTDASQRLNLLGTAAKSFLIEHPRLTEALERMDRLRAIGRKTIGKPQKILPIIGPSGSGKSTNIDAWRAKIVVKENIPAHNPHPVLHVTLSAKATVKSLGADILHALGENGLPIEVIADMLGRQRGRRARVADPMNDLKDAQIMYAAATALKIAGVQLLALDEIHHLVHTDGSIKTAWSVSETLKRLADAGVCPIAVIGTYEARRIISAKNNPQFAGRCTSPIKLDPLDISVPNELELFAGYVFALGGHYYDSGIFPQPQNLTREDFLACYYDVSKGVIGDVSRLTEAAAEYAIRRGSKTIDREDLSLATRHWAMSLDITDHDPWMLGARDLKTIKERT, encoded by the coding sequence ATGACGGACGCTTCACAACGACTGAACCTGCTCGGCACAGCCGCAAAGTCGTTTCTCATCGAGCATCCGCGTCTTACCGAGGCGCTCGAGCGTATGGATCGACTGCGTGCGATCGGTCGGAAGACGATCGGAAAGCCGCAGAAAATTTTGCCGATCATTGGACCATCGGGCTCGGGTAAGTCCACGAACATCGACGCATGGCGAGCCAAAATCGTCGTCAAGGAGAATATCCCCGCTCACAATCCACACCCGGTGCTGCACGTGACCCTCAGCGCCAAAGCCACTGTCAAGTCGCTCGGCGCCGACATTCTGCACGCACTCGGCGAGAACGGCCTACCCATTGAGGTGATCGCCGATATGCTCGGACGCCAACGCGGGCGCCGCGCGCGCGTCGCAGACCCAATGAATGACCTCAAGGACGCGCAAATCATGTACGCTGCGGCAACAGCGCTCAAAATCGCCGGCGTGCAGCTCCTCGCTCTCGACGAAATCCATCATCTCGTCCACACCGACGGCTCGATCAAGACCGCATGGTCGGTCAGCGAAACACTCAAACGCCTCGCCGACGCCGGGGTTTGCCCGATTGCCGTCATCGGCACCTACGAAGCACGTCGGATTATCTCTGCGAAGAATAATCCGCAGTTTGCAGGCAGATGCACCTCGCCGATCAAGCTCGACCCCCTCGACATCTCCGTCCCCAATGAACTCGAATTGTTCGCGGGATACGTCTTCGCGCTCGGCGGCCACTACTACGACTCTGGCATCTTCCCGCAGCCGCAGAATCTGACGCGCGAGGACTTTCTCGCCTGCTACTACGACGTCTCCAAAGGAGTCATCGGCGACGTATCACGCCTGACGGAGGCCGCTGCCGAATACGCGATCCGCCGCGGCTCCAAGACCATCGACCGCGAGGATCTCAGTCTCGCGACGCGCCACTGGGCGATGTCGCTCGACATCACCGACCATGATCCGTGGATGCTCGGCGCCCGGGATCTCAAGACCATCAAAGAGAGAACCTAA
- a CDS encoding DDE-type integrase/transposase/recombinase, whose protein sequence is MISLRIKTGEIIDMPGGRFRVARELAGDRLLFVRDDTLGETILDEREIGQLIADGKFRRVATHSNARGRDEPNPIAEIPPDGASDEARAKIFYVRKWLENPTSKSDKKLEQFIERTAPIARARGIQFKPKKAMLRRAIYAYLNQGRQTTAAIASRRGKVPRQPKMNQCVAEIMTRTVAWYYAERAHDYGQAHAWLVKFIDKTNRRASRQFEGWKDLTPPNEETTRAHIRAAENHDNWAAKTTPREARERFRGTAPGIFAERILEYVMIDSTIADVWVFDYERGIPLGRPTITAAIDVHSRMVLAIVVTFEPPSLYTAMRALYECNRPKQYWLAEQPGLKPYDGWGKPNCIIVDNAKEQVGVSFQDACEDAGISVEWAPVATPPYKAIGERIFGTLNSGLLHKCQGGVPFPPNLMKKFDLDPKKDACVELESLHAFIRLFLCNTYQMRVHRGIGMAPARAWQESKNAPGDKGGRPFVDDLSVLRTAYGAYGEAMLSREGIRFRGMRFHDKDEVSRLLDALGVDTPIRKRRVGSATARVKLKYDPSDAAAINVWNDRTRTYARLPNVDSKFAEALSFADADRIREYAKKENLNFQSDKEKWLARDKLRVEIERAAGDAKYKWIRNKRRLMHPPKPLSGDTVERVTATPTANGLGPADVAMQVTLQTRDDGGFPEKGPRRGAKKSSNGGKPKKKPDTRPVTPPRPEPETASRDPFPKVNEAFASLNLSAISSLSWVTGVNDKTKEKK, encoded by the coding sequence ATGATTTCCCTGAGAATTAAAACAGGCGAGATCATCGATATGCCAGGCGGCAGATTCCGCGTCGCCCGCGAGCTGGCGGGCGACCGCCTGCTCTTCGTGCGAGACGATACGCTCGGAGAGACGATACTCGACGAGCGCGAAATCGGGCAGCTCATCGCCGACGGAAAATTCCGCCGCGTCGCGACGCATAGCAACGCGCGCGGGCGGGACGAGCCGAATCCCATCGCCGAGATTCCTCCGGACGGTGCCTCCGACGAGGCGCGCGCGAAGATTTTCTACGTCAGAAAATGGCTCGAAAATCCAACGTCGAAATCCGACAAAAAGCTTGAGCAATTCATCGAGAGAACCGCGCCAATCGCCCGCGCTCGGGGGATCCAGTTCAAGCCCAAAAAAGCGATGTTGCGCCGCGCGATCTACGCATACCTAAATCAAGGACGCCAGACCACAGCGGCCATCGCCAGCCGGCGTGGAAAAGTACCGCGCCAGCCCAAAATGAATCAATGCGTCGCCGAGATAATGACGCGCACCGTTGCATGGTACTATGCCGAACGCGCGCATGACTATGGTCAAGCGCACGCGTGGCTGGTGAAATTTATCGATAAGACCAACAGACGCGCGTCCCGCCAGTTCGAGGGCTGGAAGGATCTGACGCCTCCAAACGAAGAGACGACGCGCGCGCATATCCGCGCCGCCGAAAATCACGACAACTGGGCCGCCAAAACCACGCCTCGCGAAGCGCGCGAGCGATTCCGCGGAACGGCCCCGGGAATTTTCGCCGAGCGAATCCTCGAATATGTGATGATCGACTCGACGATCGCCGACGTTTGGGTATTCGATTACGAGCGAGGAATTCCTCTCGGACGGCCGACGATCACTGCCGCCATCGACGTCCATTCGCGAATGGTCCTCGCGATAGTGGTGACATTCGAACCGCCGTCATTGTACACCGCGATGCGCGCACTGTACGAGTGTAATCGGCCTAAACAATACTGGCTCGCTGAACAGCCCGGACTGAAGCCTTATGACGGGTGGGGAAAGCCTAACTGCATCATCGTGGACAACGCGAAGGAGCAGGTCGGCGTGTCATTCCAGGACGCGTGCGAGGACGCCGGGATTTCGGTGGAATGGGCGCCGGTCGCGACGCCTCCATACAAGGCGATCGGCGAGCGAATCTTCGGAACCCTGAATAGCGGCCTCCTCCACAAGTGCCAAGGAGGAGTCCCGTTTCCTCCGAATCTTATGAAAAAATTCGATCTCGACCCGAAGAAGGATGCCTGCGTCGAACTGGAGTCCCTGCACGCCTTCATACGCTTATTCCTGTGCAACACCTATCAGATGCGTGTGCACAGAGGCATCGGCATGGCGCCGGCGCGCGCGTGGCAGGAGTCCAAAAACGCGCCCGGCGACAAAGGCGGCCGGCCATTTGTCGACGATCTCTCGGTACTCCGGACCGCGTACGGGGCCTACGGCGAAGCGATGCTCTCCCGTGAAGGCATCCGATTTCGGGGCATGCGATTTCACGACAAGGATGAGGTCTCGCGACTGCTCGACGCGTTGGGCGTGGATACGCCTATCCGCAAGCGTCGAGTCGGCAGCGCCACGGCGCGCGTGAAGCTCAAATACGACCCGTCCGATGCCGCCGCGATCAACGTGTGGAACGATCGCACGCGGACATACGCCCGACTGCCGAACGTCGACTCCAAATTCGCCGAGGCCCTGTCGTTCGCTGACGCCGACAGGATCCGGGAATACGCCAAGAAAGAAAACCTGAATTTCCAATCGGACAAGGAGAAGTGGCTCGCGCGAGACAAGCTACGCGTCGAGATCGAGAGGGCCGCAGGCGACGCCAAATACAAATGGATTCGGAACAAGCGTCGCCTCATGCATCCGCCCAAGCCCTTGTCCGGAGACACCGTGGAACGCGTCACAGCGACGCCAACCGCCAACGGCCTCGGACCGGCGGACGTCGCGATGCAGGTCACGCTCCAAACGCGCGACGACGGCGGATTCCCTGAGAAGGGCCCCCGCCGCGGCGCCAAGAAATCCAGCAACGGGGGCAAGCCGAAAAAGAAGCCGGATACGCGTCCGGTGACGCCCCCGAGGCCCGAGCCGGAAACGGCCTCGCGGGATCCGTTCCCCAAAGTCAACGAGGCGTTCGCATCACTCAATCTCAGCGCGATCAGCAGCCTGTCCTGGGTCACCGGTGTCAACGACAAAACCAAGGAGAAGAAATAA
- a CDS encoding TnsA endonuclease N-terminal domain-containing protein, whose product MDDAPISDLLRRTARLVESDSGGPIRFIITGRRTVPTGRWHSSKTGRSQPWEARAERDHFFVCDADTDVANYMAQPHRLEIDVGAKNPLIYLPDATITRADGSVEIVEIKRACEVLKKEYLEKIGLAKEVYAGLGWGFRILTDVEIRREPRFRNARRVCAHQPAVVTTQQTLDVLAHMSARGPATMGNLAQLLGDGADGWARLHALVIQRLLHVDLDTPPRRWAEATVTLVDRSCDAKRSPR is encoded by the coding sequence ATGGACGACGCTCCCATCTCTGACCTCCTGCGCCGGACCGCGAGATTAGTCGAATCGGATTCGGGCGGCCCGATCAGATTCATCATCACCGGTCGGCGCACGGTTCCTACCGGCAGATGGCATTCCAGCAAGACGGGTCGCTCGCAGCCTTGGGAGGCCCGCGCTGAGCGCGATCACTTTTTCGTCTGCGACGCCGATACCGACGTCGCTAACTATATGGCGCAACCGCACCGGCTGGAGATCGATGTCGGCGCCAAGAATCCGCTGATCTATCTCCCGGACGCTACGATCACGCGGGCCGACGGGTCGGTCGAGATCGTCGAGATCAAGCGTGCCTGCGAGGTGCTTAAGAAAGAGTACCTTGAGAAAATCGGTCTCGCGAAGGAGGTGTACGCCGGATTGGGGTGGGGATTTCGAATTTTGACCGACGTCGAAATCCGGCGAGAGCCAAGATTCCGAAACGCCCGCAGAGTCTGCGCGCACCAGCCGGCGGTCGTCACGACGCAGCAGACTCTCGACGTCCTCGCGCACATGAGCGCGCGAGGCCCCGCCACCATGGGCAACCTAGCGCAATTGCTGGGCGACGGAGCCGACGGATGGGCGCGCCTCCATGCGCTCGTCATCCAGCGGCTCCTGCACGTCGACCTCGATACTCCGCCGCGCCGGTGGGCCGAGGCCACCGTCACTCTGGTCGATAGATCCTGCGACGCTAAGAGGTCGCCGCGATGA